A genomic segment from Corythoichthys intestinalis isolate RoL2023-P3 chromosome 2, ASM3026506v1, whole genome shotgun sequence encodes:
- the si:ch211-150o23.3 gene encoding uncharacterized protein si:ch211-150o23.3: MLTFLHILLTGLLGVLRDRVAAFESVRLADGENKCSGRVEILRHNQWGTVCDHGWDLREADVVCLELGCGVAESAFRGAAYGAGVGEIWLRHVQCSGHESSLTRCALVLHSYPLCTHENDAGVKCSGPLFMPILSLLSPYNVFSSGEAVRFSCSFLPGHNAKDFHLYKGGWSTPLVTKRAERRQSQVEMTLSDIKTFHQGSYSCRYRVSGSLPSQLLSSPPSNSVNITVVELLTPQHWYNTSSESPAGSVIKGHSFNITCSTPQPYPGGSFQLRLIRPNGTVRHSLPALSPSVTFTFAGAQSSNEGYYYCLYRVQLGGRTFVSRESQALPISIRDPDPALSPVVISWLVSGLTFVVAVTVIVIVAKVRCSKERKPSELEREGRSCVENTYVALSINKL, encoded by the exons ATGCTGACATTCCTCCATATTCTGTTAACGG GATTGTTAGGCGTTCTGCGGGACAGAGTCGCTGCCTTCG AAAGTGTCAGACTCGCGGACGGGGAGAACAAGTGTTCCGGTCGGGTGGAGATTCTCCGACATAACCAGTGGGGGACGGTTTGTGACCACGGCTGGGACCTCCGCGAGGCCGACGTGGTCTGCCTGGAGCTGGGCTGCGGCGTGGCCGAGTCGGCCTTCCGCGGGGCGGCTTACGGCGCGGGCGTCGGGGAGATCTGGCTGCGGCACGTTCAATGTTCGGGACACGAGTCCAGTTTGACCCGCTGTGCCCTCGTTCTCCATAGTTATCCTCTCTGCACCCATGAAAATGACGCAGGGGTTAAATGCTCAG GTCCTCTTTTCATGCCCATCCTGTCCCTATTGTCCCCCTACAACGTGTTTTCTTCGGGAGAGGCCGTTCGCTTCAGCTGCAGTTTCCTGCCAGGTCACAATGCCAAGGACTTTCACCTGTACAAGGGTGGCTGGTCCACGCCCTTGGTGACCAAGAGGGCAGAAAGGAGGCAGTCGCAAGTGGAGATGACTCTGTCCGACATCAAGACGTTCCACCAGGGCAGCTACAGCTGTCGCTACAGGGTCAGCGGAAGCTTACCTTCTCAGCTCCTCAGCTCTCCGCCGAGCAACTCGGTCAACATCACTGTCG TGGAACTCCTGACCCCCCAGCACTGGTACAACACATCCTCCGAGTCCCCGGCTGGTTCCGTCATCAAGGGCCACAGTTTTAACATCACTTGCTCCACGCCACAGCCCTACCCGGGAGGCTCTTTTCAGCTGCGACTCATCCGCCCCAATGGgacggtgcgtcattctctgccGGCCCTCAGCCCCTCCGTCACGTTCACCTTCGCCGGCGCCCAGAGCTCCAACGAGGGTTACTACTACTGTCTTTATCGAGTCCAACTTGGGGGACGGACGTTTGTCTCCAGAGAAAGCCAGGCCCTGCCAATATCTATAAGAG ACCCAGATCCTGCTCTGAGTCCAGTGGTGATCAGCTGGCTTGTGTCTGGCCTAACATTTGTTGTAGCCGTCACTGTCATTGTCATTGTGGCCAAAGTGCGGTGCAGCAAGGAGAGGAAACCATCGGAACTGGAGCGGGAGGGAAGATCCT GTGTGGAAAACACCTATGTTGCCTTATCGATCAACAAACTATGA